From Pseudomonadota bacterium, a single genomic window includes:
- a CDS encoding CPBP family intramembrane metalloprotease has translation MPSTNGQRRRQPRLRRPNLLTTIILVLPLLIFYELGTLLTRSLNGVDLITRSLLRWLGPAGFVVLQLSLLLSLLVMVFFLRRGQRLTARPLLAVLVESTLYALTMGTFIVFVVVDLLGVNPLQATGAGHATVHFSVIGALVVSAGAGVHEELVFRAGMLSGLSAALRRWGGMRSWLAAGAALLISSLVFAAAHHPELLRGEVALYPLIYRTLAGAFFAAIYLLRGFATAVYTHAIYDAYVLLLA, from the coding sequence ATGCCTAGCACCAACGGCCAGCGACGCCGACAGCCGCGCCTGCGTCGCCCCAACCTCCTGACGACCATTATCCTGGTGCTGCCCCTGCTCATCTTCTATGAGCTCGGCACGCTCCTCACGAGGTCGCTGAACGGCGTCGACCTGATCACGCGCAGCCTGCTGCGGTGGCTCGGACCGGCGGGCTTCGTCGTCCTTCAGCTCAGCCTCCTGCTCTCGCTCTTGGTGATGGTGTTCTTTTTGCGGCGCGGGCAGCGCTTGACCGCGCGGCCCCTGTTGGCCGTGCTGGTGGAGAGCACGCTCTACGCGCTGACGATGGGCACCTTCATTGTCTTCGTCGTCGTCGACCTGCTCGGCGTCAACCCGCTGCAAGCCACGGGCGCCGGGCACGCGACCGTCCACTTCAGCGTGATCGGCGCCTTGGTCGTCTCCGCCGGGGCCGGCGTCCACGAGGAGCTCGTCTTTCGCGCGGGGATGCTAAGTGGCCTGAGCGCTGCGTTGCGCCGTTGGGGTGGGATGCGCAGCTGGCTCGCGGCCGGCGCGGCGCTGCTGATCAGCTCGCTGGTCTTCGCGGCGGCGCACCACCCCGAGCTGCTGCGTGGTGAGGTCGCCCTCTACCCGCTGATCTACCGCACGCTCGCCGGCGCGTTCTTCGCTGCGATCTACCTGCTGCGTGGCTTCGCCACAGCGGTCTACACCCACGCGATCTACGACGCCTACGTGCTGCTCTTGGCCTAA
- a CDS encoding UPF0182 family protein, with product MKYKKLLISAGVALALLAALLYGAATFWTEYAWFVELGFSKVFVTTLVAQLGTGVVFGLVALSLLALHVYLIRRLSRPRTDWVIMTPEGNLDLRDLVARVSTPVVVAAALLVAAAMGYWAARAWEDVLKALYATPFGRSEPILGQDVGFYLFRVPLLQFAQQWLVYLTALCAALAAIVYTARGAIVVKNGWPIMSPAVRAHLLFALACVVATIAWGFRIEMYETLFSKRGIAYGATYTDVYANLVAYRVLIVACLVCAAFLLVSMRSGARSGPEAIKWPLISVAGVVALWLLGVFAWPTVVQRLIVNPNELEKERPYLEHAIEGTRHAYGIDKVEVREFPANETLTAKDLAANPTTIDNIKIWDHRPLRETYRQMQVIRLYYDFPNISVDRYRIDGRY from the coding sequence ATGAAGTACAAGAAGCTGCTGATCAGTGCGGGTGTCGCGCTGGCCCTCCTCGCCGCGTTGCTCTACGGCGCCGCCACCTTCTGGACCGAGTATGCTTGGTTCGTCGAGCTCGGCTTTTCCAAGGTCTTCGTCACCACGCTGGTGGCGCAGCTCGGCACCGGCGTCGTCTTTGGGCTCGTCGCCCTGAGTTTGCTCGCGCTGCACGTCTACCTGATCCGACGGCTGAGCCGGCCGCGCACGGATTGGGTGATCATGACGCCGGAGGGGAACCTCGACCTACGCGATCTGGTGGCGCGCGTCTCGACACCGGTGGTCGTCGCAGCGGCCTTGCTCGTCGCCGCGGCCATGGGCTACTGGGCCGCCCGGGCCTGGGAGGACGTGCTCAAGGCGCTCTACGCGACGCCTTTCGGGCGCAGCGAGCCGATCCTCGGCCAGGATGTCGGCTTTTACCTCTTTCGCGTGCCGCTGCTGCAGTTCGCGCAGCAATGGTTGGTCTACCTGACCGCGCTCTGCGCAGCGCTCGCCGCGATCGTCTATACGGCGCGCGGCGCGATCGTCGTCAAGAACGGCTGGCCGATCATGTCGCCCGCCGTGCGCGCGCACCTGCTCTTCGCGCTGGCCTGCGTCGTCGCGACCATCGCCTGGGGTTTCCGCATCGAGATGTACGAGACGCTCTTCTCGAAGCGCGGCATCGCCTACGGCGCGACCTACACCGATGTCTACGCCAACCTCGTCGCCTACCGGGTGCTGATCGTCGCCTGTCTGGTCTGCGCTGCCTTTCTCCTGGTGTCGATGCGCAGCGGCGCGCGCAGCGGTCCAGAGGCGATCAAGTGGCCGCTGATCAGCGTGGCCGGCGTGGTCGCGCTCTGGCTGCTCGGGGTCTTCGCCTGGCCGACCGTCGTGCAGCGCCTGATCGTCAATCCGAATGAGCTGGAGAAGGAGCGCCCTTACCTCGAGCACGCGATCGAGGGGACGCGACACGCCTATGGAATCGACAAGGTCGAGGTGCGCGAGTTTCCCGCCAACGAGACGCTGACGGCGAAGGATCTCGCGGCCAACCCGACGACGATCGACAACATCAAGATCTGGGACCATCGGCCGCTGCGCGAGACCTATCGCCAGATGCAGGTGATTCGCCTCTATTACGACTTCCCCAACATCAGCGTCGACCGCTATCGCATCGACGGACGCTACTAA
- a CDS encoding HAMP domain-containing histidine kinase gives MPQRRGISPLWGILSAVMVAALVLGYYSYRFAAELAQRSEASVESSTRALGIKLIDRIEKIIIDGGRTFFRLVSVDDPREFRDLWRRIVRVSPAVESVTVLGADRRVVHLVAKLDAAALDAFRRLFVRRMLADLELGRLAAERHRHLYKRYDGRPYLISYIRQRAGGRDYYLVLNMNLQYIVDDVFPQEFRELESTNAISVLDEESARPVYGRPVAFSSPLVFEDVFPTTLYKWRLQVAPHQLGPLYRGARARRVSALLLVGGANAVIWIGMVVILIAVRKERRANALKSDFIANVSHELKTPLSLIRMFGELLALGRGKDPQTAREYAEIIMRESDRLSSQIDNVLDFARIERGKDAYAMREGDLGGVVERALELCRYRAEQGQVRLELTLPDDPVTAVFDESAITLLVLNLVENALKYGAAAGTAIRVRLERSPDALRLQVSDDGPGLTAEEQRRVFERFYRGERARQGPQRGSGIGLSLVKHIAQAHGGRAQVRSELGKGATFEISFPPTVAGGAA, from the coding sequence TTGCCGCAACGACGTGGGATTTCACCCCTGTGGGGTATCCTCTCCGCAGTCATGGTGGCGGCCCTGGTGCTCGGCTACTACAGCTACCGCTTCGCGGCCGAGCTGGCTCAACGCAGCGAAGCGTCCGTCGAAAGCAGCACCCGGGCCCTCGGGATCAAGCTGATCGACCGCATCGAGAAGATCATCATCGATGGTGGTCGCACCTTCTTTCGGCTCGTCAGCGTCGATGATCCCCGGGAGTTTCGGGATCTTTGGCGGCGTATCGTCCGCGTCAGCCCGGCCGTCGAGAGCGTTACGGTGCTGGGCGCCGACCGCCGTGTCGTGCATCTGGTCGCCAAGCTCGACGCGGCGGCCCTCGACGCGTTTCGGCGGCTCTTTGTGCGGCGGATGCTCGCGGATCTCGAGCTCGGTCGCCTGGCTGCCGAGCGCCACAGGCACCTCTACAAGCGCTACGACGGGCGGCCCTACCTGATCTCCTACATCCGCCAGCGCGCCGGTGGCCGCGACTACTACCTCGTGCTCAACATGAACCTCCAGTACATCGTCGACGACGTCTTTCCTCAGGAGTTTAGAGAGCTCGAGTCGACGAACGCGATCTCGGTCCTCGACGAGGAGAGCGCGCGACCCGTCTATGGCCGGCCGGTCGCCTTCTCGAGCCCGCTCGTCTTCGAGGATGTCTTCCCGACGACGCTCTACAAGTGGCGTCTGCAGGTGGCACCGCACCAGCTCGGGCCGCTCTACCGCGGCGCCCGTGCACGCCGAGTCTCCGCGCTGCTGCTGGTCGGTGGCGCCAATGCCGTGATCTGGATCGGCATGGTGGTGATCCTGATCGCGGTGCGCAAGGAGCGGCGGGCCAACGCGCTGAAGAGCGACTTCATCGCCAACGTCAGTCACGAGCTCAAGACGCCGCTCTCGCTGATTCGGATGTTCGGCGAGCTCTTGGCCCTGGGGCGAGGCAAGGACCCGCAAACGGCGCGAGAGTACGCCGAGATCATCATGCGCGAGAGCGACCGGCTGAGCAGCCAGATCGACAACGTGCTCGACTTCGCGCGGATCGAGCGGGGCAAGGATGCCTACGCGATGCGCGAGGGTGACCTGGGCGGCGTGGTCGAGCGCGCGCTCGAGCTTTGCCGCTATCGCGCCGAACAGGGCCAGGTGCGCCTCGAGCTAACGCTGCCCGACGACCCCGTCACCGCCGTCTTCGACGAGAGCGCCATCACCCTGCTGGTGCTGAACCTGGTCGAGAACGCCCTCAAGTATGGGGCGGCGGCCGGAACAGCGATTCGCGTGCGGCTCGAGCGGAGCCCCGACGCCCTGCGGCTCCAGGTCAGCGACGATGGCCCCGGGCTGACCGCGGAGGAGCAGCGTCGCGTCTTCGAGCGATTCTATCGCGGGGAGCGCGCACGGCAGGGCCCGCAGCGTGGCTCGGGGATCGGGCTCAGCCTCGTCAAGCATATCGCCCAGGCGCACGGTGGGCGGGCCCAGGTGCGGAGCGAGCTGGGCAAGGGCGCCACCTTCGAGATATCTTTTCCGCCGACGGTCGCTGGCGGTGCAGCCTGA
- the pyk gene encoding pyruvate kinase, giving the protein MSTRPADQRTKILCTLGPASSDEGTIGALLDAGADAFRLNFSHGDAVQHGERVATVRRLAAERGRQVAVLQDLQGPKLRLGHLPGGRVVVQTGDALTMIAAAQSTRADELPCSYQPLAREVHPGDRILLDDGRVVLRVTASAQDRVRCVVEIGGELSDHKGLNLPGVALSVPSLTVKDRRDIVLGRQLGVDYVALSFVRKADDLREARQLIGDVPLVAKIETAEALVDIDAIVEAADGIMVARGDLGVEIGPERVPMAQKALIERANAAGRLVITATEMLESMRHNARPTRAEASDVANALLDGTDAVMLSGETAAGAYPVAAVRAMNAIIRETEASPLYRQRVVAPPEALGQRDSTSAVARACVAAAATLGCATILCYTESGAVALLTSEYRPGAQLVAASEHATICRRLALRWGVVPLLLASTPRSADQAFAEVCRAAVTAGLVNAGELVVFAAGSRPDGPSDLIKLLRV; this is encoded by the coding sequence ATGAGCACCCGGCCGGCTGACCAACGGACGAAGATCCTCTGCACGCTCGGGCCCGCGTCCTCCGACGAGGGAACGATCGGCGCGTTGCTCGATGCAGGGGCAGATGCCTTCCGCCTTAATTTCTCGCACGGCGACGCGGTGCAGCACGGTGAGCGCGTCGCCACCGTCCGACGCCTGGCCGCAGAGCGCGGACGACAGGTCGCCGTGCTCCAGGACCTCCAGGGGCCGAAGCTGCGTCTTGGTCACCTCCCAGGCGGCCGCGTCGTCGTCCAAACCGGCGACGCGCTGACGATGATCGCGGCGGCGCAGAGCACGCGCGCCGACGAGCTCCCATGCAGCTACCAGCCCCTCGCGCGGGAGGTCCATCCAGGGGACCGCATCCTGCTCGACGACGGTCGGGTGGTGCTGCGGGTCACGGCGAGCGCGCAGGACCGCGTCCGCTGCGTGGTCGAGATCGGCGGCGAGCTGAGCGATCACAAGGGCCTCAACCTGCCCGGCGTCGCGCTCTCGGTGCCCTCGCTCACGGTCAAGGATCGGCGCGACATTGTCCTCGGGCGACAGCTCGGCGTCGACTATGTGGCGCTCTCCTTCGTCCGCAAGGCCGACGATCTGCGAGAGGCGCGCCAGCTGATCGGCGACGTCCCGCTCGTCGCCAAGATCGAAACCGCCGAGGCTTTGGTCGATATCGACGCCATCGTCGAGGCGGCCGATGGGATCATGGTCGCGCGTGGCGACCTCGGCGTCGAGATCGGTCCGGAGCGCGTGCCGATGGCCCAGAAGGCGTTGATCGAGCGCGCGAACGCGGCCGGCAGGCTGGTCATCACCGCCACCGAGATGCTCGAGTCGATGCGACACAACGCGCGCCCGACCCGGGCGGAGGCCTCGGACGTGGCCAACGCCCTGCTCGACGGCACCGACGCCGTGATGCTCTCCGGCGAGACGGCGGCCGGCGCCTATCCCGTGGCCGCCGTGCGCGCGATGAACGCGATCATCCGCGAGACCGAGGCCTCCCCGCTCTATCGCCAGCGCGTCGTCGCTCCGCCCGAGGCGCTCGGTCAACGCGACAGCACCAGCGCCGTGGCTCGGGCCTGTGTCGCGGCGGCAGCGACGCTCGGCTGCGCGACGATCCTCTGCTACACGGAGAGCGGGGCGGTCGCCCTCCTGACCTCCGAGTACCGACCAGGCGCTCAGTTGGTCGCCGCTTCGGAGCACGCCACGATCTGCCGGCGGCTCGCGCTACGCTGGGGCGTCGTCCCCCTACTGCTGGCGTCGACCCCACGCTCGGCCGATCAGGCCTTTGCCGAGGTCTGCCGCGCCGCGGTGACCGCAGGCCTCGTCAACGCGGGCGAGCTGGTGGTCTTCGCCGCCGGCAGTCGACCGGACGGTCCGAGCGACCTGATCAAGCTGCTTCGTGTCTGA
- a CDS encoding response regulator transcription factor: MVEPATKRVLLIEDEPDLLRGLSDALRFEGLEVVAAQTGGEGIARAAQGAVDLVVLDLMLPDLNGFRVCEQLRAQSAALPIIILSARGQETDKVRGLEAGADDYVTKPFSVAELIARIRAIFRRSARAGGARPELLQIGNATVDLKKQLVSRNRRSEPLTFGEVELLRMLSERAGEPVSRDELLERIWGLDGSSTNRTVDNVIVKLRKKIEDDSRAPRHILTIYGCGYKLVP; encoded by the coding sequence ATGGTCGAGCCTGCCACCAAGCGCGTGTTGTTGATCGAGGACGAGCCCGACCTGCTGCGCGGGCTGAGCGACGCGCTTCGCTTCGAGGGTCTCGAGGTGGTCGCCGCCCAGACGGGAGGCGAGGGCATCGCGCGCGCCGCGCAGGGCGCTGTCGACCTCGTCGTGCTCGACCTGATGCTGCCCGACCTCAACGGCTTCCGCGTCTGTGAGCAGCTTCGCGCGCAGAGTGCCGCGCTGCCGATCATCATCCTCAGCGCGCGTGGCCAGGAGACCGACAAGGTGCGCGGGCTCGAGGCCGGCGCGGACGACTACGTCACCAAGCCCTTCAGCGTCGCCGAGCTGATCGCCCGGATCCGCGCGATCTTCCGGCGCTCGGCCCGCGCTGGCGGCGCACGCCCGGAGCTGTTGCAGATCGGCAACGCGACGGTCGACCTGAAGAAGCAGCTCGTCTCGCGCAATCGGCGCAGCGAGCCGCTGACCTTTGGTGAGGTCGAGCTGCTGCGCATGCTCAGCGAGCGGGCAGGGGAGCCGGTGTCGCGCGACGAGCTGCTCGAGCGCATCTGGGGCCTCGATGGCAGCTCGACCAATCGAACCGTCGACAACGTGATCGTCAAGTTGCGCAAGAAGATCGAGGACGACAGTCGCGCGCCGCGCCACATCCTCACGATCTACGGCTGCGGGTACAAGCTCGTCCCCTAG
- a CDS encoding cation:proton antiporter gives MHEIPLLAELAIMAAVGVVVSALLSRLRLPTVAGLLAAGALLGPFGLGRVGEASGIETLAEVGVVLLLFTIGLEFSVARFTKIFRSFALGGALQVSATIGATAGVALAVGMTLAQSVFIGFVVAMSSTAIVLRLLGDRGELDAPHGRFIVGTLIFQDLCVVPMVLLVPVLSSRMPWSAAALATGVALGKAALLVTGALLVARIVVPRLLRWVDASRSRESFLLAILAICVGTTWLASLAGVSLALGAFVGGMVVADSDFQHRAMGDMLPLRDAFVSVFFISLGMLFDGRLLLARPLAVGLLLLGFLAAKGALATLSALVMHLPARAAWLAGVGLGQFGEFGFVLIRLGQGSGLVDRETGSVLLAAGILSMFLVPLLLRLAPRVTFAERVLAPLARRTTGSALRVDAEVRALADHVVVVGYGVAGRLVAQALGACGLDHVVLDLNAETVRRARAAGEPLHYADATSSEALSLVRVGAARAVVVLINDPAAALRVVDTARRVAPAVPVIVRNRYWADHAQLVDLGATEVVTEEVEASAEVVIRLLRQLEVPRNVIEEQVRAMRQQLQTSRRNITLPRSALADQRSLSDLKIDSVLVEERGAAVGRTAREIAVRERTRALIVAVRRGDELLDHPDPDEPFCHGDVVYLVGSGAAIRQATALFAGSPRPGA, from the coding sequence ATGCACGAAATCCCGCTGCTCGCCGAGCTCGCGATCATGGCGGCTGTTGGCGTGGTGGTCTCGGCGCTGCTGTCACGGCTGCGCCTGCCCACGGTGGCGGGCCTGCTCGCCGCTGGAGCGCTGCTGGGCCCCTTCGGGCTCGGGCGCGTGGGCGAGGCGAGCGGCATCGAGACGCTGGCCGAGGTCGGCGTGGTGCTGCTGCTCTTCACCATCGGACTCGAGTTCTCGGTCGCACGCTTCACGAAGATCTTTCGCTCCTTCGCGCTCGGCGGGGCGCTGCAGGTCAGCGCCACGATCGGCGCGACCGCGGGGGTCGCCCTCGCCGTCGGCATGACGCTCGCGCAGTCCGTCTTCATCGGCTTCGTCGTCGCCATGTCGAGCACCGCGATCGTGCTGCGCTTGCTGGGCGACCGCGGTGAGCTCGACGCACCGCACGGGCGCTTCATCGTCGGTACGCTGATCTTTCAGGACCTCTGCGTGGTGCCGATGGTGCTGCTGGTCCCGGTGCTGAGCAGCCGCATGCCCTGGAGCGCCGCAGCGCTGGCGACCGGCGTCGCCCTGGGCAAGGCCGCCCTGCTGGTGACGGGCGCGTTGTTGGTGGCGCGCATCGTGGTGCCACGCCTGCTGCGCTGGGTCGATGCCAGCCGCAGTCGCGAGTCCTTCCTGCTGGCGATCCTCGCGATCTGCGTCGGCACGACCTGGCTCGCGTCGCTCGCTGGCGTGTCGTTGGCCCTGGGCGCCTTCGTCGGTGGCATGGTCGTCGCGGACTCCGACTTTCAGCACCGCGCGATGGGCGACATGCTGCCGCTGCGCGACGCCTTCGTCAGCGTCTTCTTCATCTCGCTCGGGATGCTCTTCGACGGCCGCCTCTTGCTTGCTCGACCGCTCGCGGTCGGTTTGTTGTTGCTCGGGTTCCTCGCGGCCAAGGGAGCGCTGGCGACTCTTTCGGCCTTAGTCATGCACCTGCCGGCGCGGGCGGCCTGGCTCGCCGGCGTTGGGCTGGGCCAGTTTGGCGAGTTTGGCTTCGTCCTGATCCGGCTCGGGCAGGGCTCCGGGCTGGTCGACCGCGAGACCGGAAGCGTGCTCCTCGCTGCGGGGATCCTCAGCATGTTTCTCGTCCCCTTGCTGCTGCGACTGGCGCCGCGCGTGACCTTCGCCGAGCGCGTGTTGGCGCCGCTGGCCCGACGCACGACGGGCTCCGCGTTGCGCGTCGACGCGGAGGTGCGGGCGCTCGCCGACCACGTCGTCGTGGTGGGATACGGCGTCGCCGGTCGGCTCGTCGCGCAGGCCTTGGGCGCCTGCGGGCTCGACCACGTGGTCCTCGACCTCAACGCCGAGACGGTGCGACGCGCCCGCGCGGCCGGCGAGCCGCTGCACTACGCCGACGCGACCAGCAGCGAGGCCCTGAGCCTGGTGCGCGTCGGGGCCGCGCGCGCGGTGGTCGTGCTGATCAATGATCCAGCGGCCGCGCTGCGCGTCGTCGACACCGCGCGGCGTGTCGCGCCGGCCGTGCCCGTCATCGTCCGCAACCGCTATTGGGCTGATCATGCGCAGCTGGTCGATCTCGGCGCGACCGAGGTCGTGACCGAAGAGGTCGAAGCGAGCGCTGAGGTCGTGATTCGCCTGTTGCGCCAGCTCGAGGTGCCACGCAACGTGATCGAAGAGCAGGTGCGCGCGATGCGGCAACAGCTGCAAACGTCGCGGCGCAACATCACGCTGCCGCGCAGCGCGCTCGCCGATCAGCGCTCGCTCTCGGATCTGAAGATCGACAGCGTCCTGGTCGAGGAGCGCGGCGCGGCGGTTGGGCGCACGGCCCGGGAGATCGCCGTTCGCGAGCGCACGCGCGCCCTGATCGTCGCGGTGCGGCGCGGCGACGAGCTGCTCGATCATCCCGATCCCGACGAGCCCTTTTGCCACGGCGATGTCGTCTACCTCGTCGGATCAGGGGCGGCGATTCGCCAGGCCACCGCGTTGTTCGCCGGATCGCCCAGGCCGGGGGCCTGA
- a CDS encoding insulinase family protein: MIVNIMLLIASNRRVAVLLGVLLAAGALLGGCATSRLHSSGPPPLIATRSANTVSKLDNGMRVIVRPNHRAAVVALQLWIDTGSADESDALAGAAHALEHMVFKGTARRGVGDIARAIESVGGDVNAWTSVDHTVFHVTMPAREWRRGLAVLADAVLNVRLDEAELRKEIEVILEEIKESDDNPASVATQELFGLAFERHPYRRPVIGWAATVQRFRRAALERFLRQSYTPGRMALVVVGDVDAARVSARAARIFGTTPAANLRRVPRAPRVPEPPQRRLRVRTVQRPCREAQLALGFSIPELTAADSPALDLAAVILGQGEGAWLVRRVKDEQQVVTDIAAYAYAPREPGLLIVNAASRPERVVEAAAAIAEQLSLLAQVGPTRAELERARALVEGDAVHQQETVQGQARQLGYFESVAGDPDFDRGYLERVRQVDAAQVMVVARRYLRAERLSLVALTSHVDARLEADLRQAVVAALRAPVRSKEALVARAPVPTRWRLPGGARLVLLPDPSVPIVVMRAAWLGGLRYETAANNGINNLLAALATRGTLTRSADEVNGAVERMAGSIGGFSGRNSFGLRLDVLARFQYEALEVLADCVSNPAFHPAEVAGRRREALDEWEARADDPMTIALDLFAAKTYRRHPYRLNPLGTPRSISGLRRDALAAYYQRYFTVDRLVLVATGDLDVEGLRARCLRLFGRKPRRVAFRAPTPAAEPTARAPRLAELTLPKAQAQVVVGYPGTTLRSRDRHALELLAALLAGQGGRLFLDLRDGQGLAYRLDAFSQEGLEPGRFVLHVATSADKVQAVLEGIARHVARLREDEVSASELRRVQRYAIGTHQIALQRKSTLASCLAFDELYGLGFAAYRRYADEVAAVTPAQLRAVARRYLVEQRRVVAIVRPEGA, from the coding sequence ATGATCGTGAACATCATGCTCTTAATCGCGAGCAACCGTCGGGTCGCGGTCTTGCTGGGCGTGCTGCTCGCCGCAGGTGCGTTGCTCGGCGGCTGCGCGACCTCGCGACTGCACAGCAGCGGGCCGCCGCCGCTCATTGCCACCAGGAGTGCCAATACGGTGTCGAAGCTCGACAACGGGATGCGGGTCATCGTCCGACCCAACCACCGCGCAGCGGTCGTTGCGCTTCAGCTCTGGATCGACACCGGCAGCGCTGACGAGTCGGATGCGCTGGCCGGGGCCGCGCACGCCCTCGAGCACATGGTGTTCAAGGGGACCGCGCGGCGCGGCGTCGGCGATATCGCGCGCGCGATCGAGTCCGTTGGCGGTGACGTCAATGCCTGGACCTCGGTCGATCATACGGTCTTCCACGTCACCATGCCGGCGCGCGAGTGGCGGCGAGGGCTGGCCGTGCTGGCCGACGCCGTGCTCAACGTCAGGCTCGACGAGGCCGAGCTGCGCAAGGAGATCGAGGTCATCCTCGAGGAGATCAAGGAGAGCGACGACAATCCGGCCAGCGTCGCCACCCAGGAGCTCTTTGGGTTGGCCTTCGAGCGCCACCCCTATCGGCGTCCGGTGATCGGTTGGGCCGCGACCGTTCAGCGCTTTCGCCGCGCGGCGCTCGAGCGCTTCCTGCGCCAGTCCTATACGCCGGGTCGGATGGCCTTGGTCGTCGTCGGCGACGTTGACGCTGCGCGCGTGTCCGCGCGCGCGGCGCGCATCTTCGGCACCACTCCGGCGGCAAACCTGCGCCGCGTGCCGCGCGCCCCGCGCGTGCCCGAGCCTCCGCAGCGGCGGCTGCGCGTGCGGACGGTTCAGCGCCCCTGTCGCGAGGCTCAGCTCGCGCTCGGCTTCAGTATTCCGGAGCTGACGGCCGCCGACAGCCCGGCCCTCGATCTCGCCGCCGTGATCCTCGGTCAGGGCGAGGGCGCGTGGCTGGTGCGCCGCGTCAAGGACGAGCAGCAGGTCGTCACCGACATCGCGGCCTATGCCTATGCCCCACGCGAGCCGGGGTTGTTGATCGTCAATGCGGCCAGCCGCCCCGAGCGCGTGGTCGAGGCGGCGGCGGCGATCGCTGAGCAGCTCAGTCTCCTGGCGCAGGTCGGTCCGACACGCGCCGAGCTCGAGCGCGCTCGGGCGTTGGTCGAGGGCGACGCGGTGCACCAGCAGGAGACGGTGCAAGGGCAGGCTCGCCAACTCGGCTACTTCGAGTCCGTCGCTGGCGATCCCGACTTCGACCGGGGCTATCTCGAGCGTGTGCGGCAGGTCGACGCCGCGCAGGTGATGGTGGTCGCCCGTCGCTACCTCAGGGCGGAGCGGCTCAGTCTCGTGGCGCTCACCTCGCATGTCGACGCGCGCCTGGAGGCCGACCTCCGCCAGGCGGTGGTGGCCGCGCTGCGGGCGCCGGTCCGAAGCAAAGAGGCGCTCGTTGCGCGGGCTCCCGTCCCGACCCGCTGGCGCCTGCCCGGCGGCGCGCGCCTGGTGTTGCTGCCTGATCCCTCGGTGCCGATCGTGGTGATGCGCGCCGCCTGGCTCGGCGGTCTGCGCTACGAGACGGCGGCGAACAACGGCATCAACAATTTGCTTGCCGCGCTGGCCACGCGCGGAACGCTGACGCGTAGCGCCGACGAGGTCAATGGGGCGGTCGAGCGCATGGCGGGGTCGATTGGTGGTTTCTCCGGGCGCAACAGCTTTGGCCTGCGGCTCGACGTGCTGGCCCGCTTCCAATACGAGGCGCTCGAGGTGCTGGCCGACTGCGTGTCCAACCCCGCGTTCCACCCCGCCGAGGTCGCGGGGCGGCGCCGCGAGGCGCTGGACGAGTGGGAGGCGCGCGCGGACGACCCAATGACCATCGCCCTCGACTTGTTCGCCGCCAAGACCTATCGCCGCCACCCCTACCGGCTCAATCCGCTGGGAACGCCGCGCTCGATTTCTGGCCTCCGTCGCGACGCGCTGGCCGCCTACTATCAACGATACTTCACGGTGGATCGGCTCGTCCTCGTGGCCACGGGCGACCTCGATGTCGAGGGGCTGCGGGCGCGCTGCCTGCGGCTCTTTGGCCGCAAGCCGCGTCGCGTGGCCTTCCGCGCGCCGACGCCCGCGGCCGAGCCGACGGCGCGGGCGCCGCGCTTGGCGGAGCTGACGTTGCCCAAGGCGCAGGCGCAGGTTGTCGTCGGCTATCCGGGCACCACCTTGCGCAGTCGTGACCGCCACGCGCTCGAGTTGTTGGCGGCGCTGCTGGCGGGCCAGGGGGGGCGTCTCTTCCTCGACCTCCGCGACGGCCAGGGCTTGGCCTACCGCTTGGACGCCTTCTCGCAGGAGGGCCTCGAGCCCGGGCGCTTCGTCCTCCATGTGGCCACCTCTGCAGATAAGGTCCAAGCTGTGCTCGAGGGTATTGCGCGGCACGTGGCGCGACTACGCGAGGATGAGGTCAGCGCCAGCGAGCTGCGCCGGGTCCAGCGCTATGCGATTGGCACCCATCAGATCGCGCTGCAGCGTAAGTCCACGCTGGCGTCCTGCCTGGCCTTCGACGAGCTCTACGGCTTGGGCTTCGCCGCCTATCGGCGCTATGCCGATGAGGTCGCGGCCGTCACTCCGGCCCAGCTCCGCGCCGTCGCGCGGCGCTACCTGGTCGAGCAGCGGCGGGTGGTCGCCATCGTGCGTCCCGAGGGGGCTTAG